In a single window of the Enoplosus armatus isolate fEnoArm2 chromosome 15, fEnoArm2.hap1, whole genome shotgun sequence genome:
- the dusp23b gene encoding dual specificity protein phosphatase 23 — protein MASTPPHNFSWVEPGKLAGLALPRMTSEYQYLLDNGIKHLVCLCERKPPYYDSCPELQLHHIKIVDFTPPSPSQIDRFLSIVEEANSKGEGVAVHCMHGHGRTGTMLACYLVKTRKMSGIDAINEIRRVRKGSIETCDQEKAVVQFYQRTK, from the exons ATGGCCTCCACTCCTCCTCACAATTTTTCCTGGGTCGAACCAGGCAAATTGGCCGGACTGGCACTGCCCAGGATGACCTCTGAATACCAGTACCTGCTGGACAATGGTATCAAACACCTGGTTTGTCTTTGTGAGAGAAAACCACCTTACTATGACTCGTGCCCAGAGTTACAGCTGCACCACATCAAGATAGTGGACTTCACTCCTCCTTCACCGAGTCAGATTGATAGATTCCTGTCTATTGTGGAAGAGGCCAACTCTAAGGGGGAG ggCGTGGCAGTTCACTGCATGCATGGTCATGGGAGAACAGGGACCATGCTGGCCTGCTACCTGGTGAAGACGAGGAAGATGTCGGGGATTGACGCCATCAATGAGATCCGCAGAGTGCGAAAAGGCTCCATCGAAACTTGTGACCAAGAGAAAGCCGTGGTGCAGTTTTATCAGCGCACAAAGTAG
- the LOC139297238 gene encoding guanine nucleotide-binding protein G(I)/G(S)/G(O) subunit gamma-2, with protein MASNNTASIAQARKLVEQLKMEANIDRIKVSKAAADLMSYCEAHAKEDPLLSPVPASENPFREKKFFCAIL; from the exons ATGGCGAGCAATAACACGGCCAGCATCGCACAAGCCAGGAAGCTGGTGGAGCAGCTGAAGATGGAAGCCAACATCGACAGGATAAAG GTGTCAAAAGCAGCGGCAGACTTAATGTCATACTGCGAAGCCCATGCCAAAGAGGACCCTCTGTTATCGCCGGTGCCAGCGTCAGAGAACCCGTTCAGGGAGAAGAAGTTCTTCTGTGCCATCCTGTAA